A genomic segment from Janibacter sp. DB-40 encodes:
- a CDS encoding TPM domain-containing protein, with protein sequence MTNRRRRRTLPALVAAVCLLWCGALTAAAAPVEAPFDLPAQITDRADVLQDPDGLQSDLDELAAEENLQLFAVYVDSFDGQSPEEWARATYETSGMGGNDVLLAVAVADRRYAMWTTQASGLEPSDISEVQTDFVEPALADDDWDGAVTAAAEGLGEGGGPGFSTIFYLVVGGLFLVFVAVPVVLSLRRKGSSAPAPGAPQPVMTGVSTDQLRRDASSALVDLDNAIRSSADELAFAEAQFGQQATLQFTAALERARAKADDAFRIQQEVDVARGADRMLESDERARLAEILELTAAADDELDAQESEFARLRDLQATVPQFLASLRTRISEVTDRIPAAEQELAGLAATHPRESLTTLRANLDRARKLIDSAEGFVVRGEDHVSADDRPSAVAAARAAEDALGQADSRLEFILTARATLDDAVAALDEALASISSDLADAKRLQANDQVTISAVGEAEQAVSAGTAARGGGDVLAALAALERAEHYLDNALMRYRAEEDRRAERAQLLDRRFQHVRSRIATVESELNTHRGRVDARPRTQLREAQRLLREAEESRPHDRDLAADQLSQAEAHADQALQAIRSQQHRDPWDGGGFGGGPGGGYGGRRGGIDIGSLVLGGILSGGFGGRGGGWGGSSGGLGGGGGFGGGGFGGGGRF encoded by the coding sequence ATGACCAACCGCAGGCGACGTCGGACACTGCCGGCACTCGTGGCGGCGGTCTGCCTGCTGTGGTGCGGCGCCCTGACCGCCGCCGCCGCGCCGGTCGAGGCCCCCTTCGACCTGCCTGCCCAGATCACCGACCGGGCCGACGTGCTGCAGGACCCCGACGGCCTCCAGTCGGACCTCGATGAGCTCGCTGCGGAGGAGAACCTCCAGCTCTTCGCGGTGTACGTCGACTCCTTCGACGGCCAGAGCCCCGAGGAGTGGGCCCGGGCGACCTACGAGACCTCCGGCATGGGCGGTAACGACGTCCTGCTCGCCGTCGCCGTGGCGGACCGGCGCTACGCGATGTGGACGACGCAGGCCTCGGGCCTCGAGCCGTCCGACATCTCCGAGGTGCAGACCGACTTCGTCGAGCCGGCGCTGGCCGACGACGACTGGGACGGTGCCGTGACCGCCGCTGCCGAGGGTCTGGGCGAAGGGGGCGGCCCCGGCTTCTCGACGATCTTCTACCTGGTCGTCGGCGGGCTCTTCCTCGTCTTCGTCGCCGTCCCGGTCGTGTTGTCCCTCCGGAGGAAGGGATCCTCGGCGCCGGCCCCGGGGGCGCCCCAGCCGGTGATGACCGGGGTGAGCACCGACCAGCTGCGTCGGGACGCCTCGTCGGCGCTCGTCGACCTCGACAACGCCATCCGCTCGTCCGCGGACGAGCTCGCCTTCGCCGAGGCCCAGTTCGGCCAGCAGGCGACACTGCAGTTCACCGCCGCCCTCGAGCGGGCCAGGGCGAAGGCCGACGACGCCTTCCGCATCCAGCAGGAGGTCGACGTCGCCCGCGGCGCCGACCGGATGCTCGAGTCGGACGAGCGGGCCCGCCTGGCCGAGATCCTGGAGCTGACGGCGGCGGCCGACGACGAGCTGGACGCCCAGGAGAGCGAGTTCGCACGACTGCGGGACCTGCAGGCGACGGTTCCCCAGTTCCTCGCGTCGCTACGCACCCGCATCTCGGAGGTCACCGACCGGATTCCCGCTGCAGAGCAGGAGCTCGCCGGTCTCGCGGCCACCCATCCCCGCGAGTCGCTGACGACCCTGCGCGCAAACCTCGACCGCGCGCGCAAGCTCATCGACTCCGCCGAGGGATTCGTCGTCAGGGGTGAGGACCACGTCAGCGCCGACGACCGTCCGTCCGCGGTCGCGGCGGCCCGCGCCGCCGAGGACGCCCTGGGGCAGGCCGACTCCCGCCTGGAGTTCATCCTCACCGCCCGGGCCACGCTCGACGATGCCGTGGCAGCCCTGGACGAGGCACTGGCCTCGATCAGCTCCGACCTTGCGGACGCGAAGCGGCTGCAGGCCAACGACCAGGTCACCATCTCGGCCGTGGGCGAGGCCGAGCAGGCCGTCAGCGCGGGCACCGCGGCCCGGGGCGGCGGGGACGTGCTCGCAGCCCTGGCCGCCCTGGAACGGGCCGAGCACTACCTCGACAACGCCCTGATGCGCTACCGCGCGGAGGAGGACCGCCGAGCCGAGCGCGCCCAGCTGCTCGACCGTCGGTTCCAGCACGTGCGCTCACGCATCGCCACCGTCGAGAGTGAGCTCAACACCCACCGCGGCCGGGTCGATGCCCGACCCCGCACCCAGCTGCGCGAGGCCCAGCGCCTGCTGCGGGAGGCCGAGGAGTCCCGCCCGCACGACCGGGACCTCGCTGCCGACCAGCTGAGCCAGGCGGAGGCGCACGCCGACCAGGCACTGCAGGCCATCCGGTCGCAGCAGCACCGGGACCCGTGGGACGGAGGCGGGTTCGGCGGTGGACCCGGGGGCGGGTACGGCGGCCGCCGTGGCGGCATCGACATCGGCTCCCTGGTCCTCGGCGGCATCCTCAGCGGCGGCTTCGGCGGTCGCGGTGGGGGCTGGGGCGGCTCCTCCGGCGGCCTCGGCGGCGGGGGCGGCTTCGGCGGGGGCGGCTTCGGCGGAGGTGGCCGCTTCTGA
- a CDS encoding PspA/IM30 family protein, protein MTTKQTILGRVSQLAKANINSLLDRAEDPEKMLDQLVRDYSNSIAEAEEAVAQTIAHVRMAESDLQSDREAATEWGRKAAAAVSKAEELTAAGDTAGAEKFTNLAKVALKRQITHENEVKDAEPLIASQNATVEQLKSGLVDMKSKLEDLKSRRSALVARARSAEARAKVQEAVGSLDVMDPTSDLGRFEEQIREQEAMVQGRAEVQSASLEDQFAELEDHSQDSEIEARLAALKNDS, encoded by the coding sequence ATGACCACGAAGCAGACCATCCTCGGCCGCGTCAGCCAGCTGGCCAAGGCGAACATCAACTCCCTTCTCGATCGCGCCGAGGACCCGGAGAAGATGCTCGACCAGCTCGTCCGGGACTACAGCAACTCCATCGCCGAGGCCGAGGAAGCCGTCGCGCAGACGATCGCCCACGTGCGGATGGCGGAGAGCGACCTGCAGAGCGACCGGGAGGCCGCGACAGAGTGGGGCCGCAAGGCCGCCGCCGCCGTCAGCAAGGCCGAGGAGCTCACCGCCGCCGGGGACACCGCCGGGGCCGAGAAGTTCACCAATCTCGCCAAGGTGGCCCTCAAGCGCCAGATCACGCACGAGAACGAGGTCAAGGACGCCGAGCCGCTCATCGCCAGCCAGAACGCGACCGTGGAGCAGCTGAAGTCCGGCCTGGTCGACATGAAGAGCAAGCTCGAGGACCTGAAGTCCCGCCGCTCCGCCCTGGTCGCCCGAGCCCGCTCCGCCGAGGCCCGGGCCAAGGTCCAGGAGGCCGTCGGCTCCCTGGACGTCATGGACCCCACCAGCGACCTCGGTCGCTTCGAGGAGCAGATCCGTGAGCAGGAGGCCATGGTGCAGGGCCGCGCGGAGGTGCAGTCCGCCTCGTTGGAGGACCAGTTCGCGGAGCTCGAGGACCACAGCCAGGACTCGGAGATCGAGGCCCGACTCGCTGCGCTGAAGAACGACTCCTGA
- the pth gene encoding aminoacyl-tRNA hydrolase has product MTDETWLVVGLGNPGPKYAGNRHNVGAMVVELLAERAGVRLRAHKAGASAESVRLGPVPGTRTIIGIPHSYMNLSGGATKGLATFFSVPPERTIVIHDELDIPFGQVRLKRGGGEGGHNGLRSITASFGTKDYVRVRVGIDRPPGRMDAAAYVLKDFSSTERKELPFVLDDAADAVELVIEKGLTDAQQVVHAPR; this is encoded by the coding sequence GTGACCGACGAGACGTGGCTGGTGGTGGGCCTGGGCAACCCGGGACCGAAGTACGCGGGCAACCGCCACAACGTGGGGGCCATGGTCGTCGAGCTGCTCGCCGAGCGCGCCGGGGTCCGCCTGCGGGCGCACAAGGCGGGTGCGAGCGCCGAGTCCGTGCGGCTGGGCCCGGTGCCCGGCACCCGCACGATCATCGGCATCCCGCACTCGTACATGAACCTCTCCGGTGGCGCGACCAAGGGTCTGGCGACCTTCTTCTCCGTCCCCCCGGAGCGCACCATCGTCATCCACGACGAGTTGGACATCCCCTTCGGCCAGGTGCGCCTCAAGCGGGGTGGGGGCGAAGGGGGTCACAACGGGCTGCGCTCGATCACCGCCTCCTTCGGGACGAAGGACTACGTGCGGGTGCGCGTGGGCATCGACCGCCCGCCGGGCCGGATGGACGCGGCCGCGTACGTGCTCAAGGACTTCTCCTCCACCGAGCGCAAGGAGCTGCCCTTCGTCCTCGACGACGCCGCCGACGCGGTCGAGCTGGTCATCGAGAAGGGGCTGACCGACGCCCAGCAGGTCGTCCACGCCCCGCGCTGA
- a CDS encoding 50S ribosomal protein L25/general stress protein Ctc, whose amino-acid sequence MVKHDEIRLASDKRTEFGKGAARKLRRADKVPAVLYGHGEAPIHLALPFHDTFQALKNPNALLTIAVEGEKDQLALAKDVQRDPIKPIIEHVDLVIVKKGEKVVVEVPVHVEGEAAPETVVTVDAQTLEIEADPMNLPDNLVVSVEDAEIGTMIHASDVTMPSGATLVSDPETLVVNVTQQISAEALEAELAEAEEEAGVEHDEPETEAAEAPAAEGGEESSDEE is encoded by the coding sequence ATGGTCAAGCACGACGAGATCCGTCTCGCCAGCGACAAGCGCACCGAGTTCGGCAAGGGCGCGGCCCGCAAGCTGCGTCGCGCCGACAAGGTCCCGGCCGTCCTCTACGGCCACGGCGAGGCCCCGATCCACCTCGCCCTGCCCTTCCACGACACCTTCCAGGCGCTGAAGAACCCCAACGCCCTGCTGACGATCGCCGTCGAGGGCGAGAAGGACCAGCTCGCCCTGGCCAAGGACGTCCAGCGCGACCCGATCAAGCCGATCATCGAGCACGTCGACCTCGTCATCGTCAAGAAGGGCGAGAAGGTCGTCGTCGAGGTCCCGGTCCACGTCGAGGGCGAGGCCGCCCCCGAGACGGTCGTCACCGTCGACGCGCAGACCCTCGAGATCGAGGCCGACCCGATGAACCTGCCGGACAACCTCGTCGTCTCCGTCGAGGACGCGGAGATCGGCACCATGATCCACGCGAGCGACGTCACCATGCCCTCGGGCGCGACGCTCGTCTCCGACCCGGAGACCCTGGTCGTCAACGTCACCCAGCAGATCTCTGCCGAGGCGCTCGAGGCCGAGCTCGCCGAGGCCGAGGAGGAGGCCGGTGTCGAGCACGACGAGCCCGAGACCGAGGCCGCCGAGGCCCCGGCCGCCGAGGGTGGCGAGGAGTCCTCCGACGAGGAGTGA
- a CDS encoding DMT family transporter yields MSSIQAAPRQTPFVLGLMVALLSAATFGSSGTFGSALMATGWSAGAVVTARIVGAALLMVVPAALAMRGHWHLVRRNAGRIVAYGFFAVAGCQFAYFMAVERLSVGVALLLEYLAPVLIVAWIWLRHGRRPSGLTAFGVVAAVLGLVLVLDVFSGAQVDVVGVVWGVLAAVGLVVFFLVSAQEEEALPPIGFAGAGLAVGALVLVIGAALGWLPMSASTEPVELGAWSVPWWVAVVELAVVAGAVAYAAGIASARLLGGTVASFVGLSEVLFSIAFAWVLVDQSMSLVQVLGGVAILAGVVAVKLGEGRAPAARPVPADDVDPAVLAEFGASEEVH; encoded by the coding sequence GTGTCATCCATCCAGGCCGCCCCGCGGCAGACGCCCTTCGTCCTCGGCCTGATGGTCGCCCTCCTCTCGGCGGCGACCTTCGGCTCGTCGGGGACCTTCGGCTCGGCGCTGATGGCGACCGGGTGGAGTGCCGGCGCGGTCGTCACCGCGCGGATCGTCGGTGCGGCGCTGCTCATGGTCGTCCCCGCCGCGCTCGCCATGCGCGGGCACTGGCACCTGGTGCGCCGCAACGCCGGCCGGATCGTCGCCTACGGGTTCTTCGCGGTCGCCGGGTGCCAGTTCGCGTACTTCATGGCGGTGGAGCGCCTCTCCGTCGGCGTCGCACTGCTGCTGGAGTACCTCGCGCCGGTGCTCATCGTCGCGTGGATCTGGCTGCGCCACGGTCGACGGCCGTCGGGCCTGACCGCGTTCGGCGTCGTCGCCGCCGTCCTCGGTCTCGTGCTCGTGCTCGACGTCTTCTCCGGGGCCCAGGTCGATGTCGTCGGCGTCGTGTGGGGTGTCCTCGCGGCGGTCGGTCTCGTCGTCTTCTTCCTCGTCTCCGCACAGGAGGAGGAGGCACTGCCGCCCATCGGGTTCGCCGGCGCCGGACTGGCCGTCGGTGCGCTGGTGCTCGTCATCGGCGCTGCGCTCGGGTGGTTGCCCATGAGCGCGTCGACCGAGCCCGTCGAGCTGGGGGCGTGGTCCGTGCCGTGGTGGGTCGCGGTCGTCGAGCTGGCCGTCGTCGCGGGAGCGGTCGCCTACGCGGCCGGCATCGCGTCCGCCCGACTGCTCGGGGGCACCGTCGCCTCCTTCGTCGGCCTGAGCGAGGTGCTGTTCTCGATCGCCTTCGCCTGGGTGCTCGTCGACCAGTCCATGTCCCTCGTCCAGGTCCTCGGTGGAGTGGCGATCCTCGCCGGCGTCGTCGCGGTCAAGCTGGGCGAAGGGAGGGCCCCGGCAGCGCGGCCGGTGCCCGCCGACGACGTCGACCCCGCCGTCCTCGCCGAGTTTGGTGCCTCCGAGGAGGTCCACTAG